Within Mycobacteriales bacterium, the genomic segment ACCCAGTCCAGGCCCGGGTGCAGAGGAGACTCGACCCAGGCGCCGTACGGCCGGGCGCGGGCCTCCAGGTCCTCGAGCGGACGGTCGGCCAGCCACCGGCGCAGCTGGAACCAATGGCACAGCCGCAGCCGCGCCTGATCGCTCGTCGGGTCGGCGCCGCCCAGCGCCCGGCGGCACTCCGGCCACGTGATCAGGAGGTCCGGTCGCCCCGGGAGCAGAACGCCGTCGACGGCCGGAAGCACGTCGATGTCGTGCAGTACTGCCACGGCGAGGGCGCACTGCCGCAAGTGCTGCGCCTCAGGCCAGGTCGACATTGCGGAACGGTATCCAATCGCGTGGGCGCGCTTGAGGAATCAACCGGATGAATGTCCCATACCCGGCGGCAGGAGACTGATGTTTGGCGAAGGTTCAGCCGGATGGCCCAAGGCGTCGAAGCGGTAGCGCAGCATGCTGTCGGACTCCGGGCCGACAGGGGTGAAGCCGATCCGTTCGAGCACGCGCCACGACGGGGTGTTGGTGACCTCGACCTCCGCCTCGACGGAGGTCACTCCGGGTTGCTGCGCGAGCCACGACACAAGTGCTGCGACCGCCCGGCCACCGAGCCCTCGGCCGCGGCTCGGGGCGGCGAGACCGTAGCCGATCTCGACCGAGCCGTCCGGCCTGGTCGGGGTTTTGGTCCCGCAGTCGCCGGCGATCCGGTCGTCATCGTCGAGGATCAGAAAGCCGAGCCCGCCGGAGTCGATGAAGCTCATGCCGATGACGCTGTCCGCGTGCGGCCAGCCCGGCGCCGCGGTCAGCCCTGGGTAGCGGCCGTCGAGCGCAGCGGCCCGCCCATCGGCGTCGAACTGCACGAGCCTCATGGCTGGTCAACCATCGCCGCGCTCAGCGGGTCGACGGTGAGCTCCACCTGCCAGTTGCGGGCGCCGCCGGCGCGCAGGAACGCGGCGACATCCGCGGGATCGGCAGACGGAGGCGACCAGGCAAGGCGACGAACGAGGTCGGGTGCGAGCAGGTTCTCGACCGGTACGTCGTGGCGCTCGCTCAGCTCGGCGAGGGCGGCACGGGCGCGCGCAAGCCGGCCGGCGGCGACCGGATCGCGGTCCGGCCACCGGTTGGGCGGCGGCGGCCCGTCGCCGGGCACCGCGGGCCGCGGCAGCGCGGTCTCGGGCAGCTCGTAGGCGGCTGCGATCGTCGGCCACAGCTCGGTCACCAACCGCCGGGTCGAGCGGCCACCCCAGCCGGGGAGCCGGCCGAGCTCATCGATCGTCGGCGGCGCGGACGTGGCGGCCGCGATGATGGCGCTGTCCGGCAGGACCCGCCCGGGCGCGAGGTCGCGGGCACGGGCACGGTCGTCACGGGCCTGCCAGAGTGCGCGCACGATCGCGAGCTGGCGACGGGTGCGCAGCTTGTGCATTCCGCTGGTGCGTCGCCACGGGTCCGGTCTTGGCGGTGCCGGCACGGCGACAAGAATCGCCGCGAACTCCTCGCGCGCCCACTCGAGCTTGCCCTGCTCGCGCAGCTCGGCTTCCAGCGCGTCACGCAGGTCGATCAGGAGCTCGACGTCGAGCGCGGCGTATCGCAGCCAGGGCTCGGGCAGCGGCCGGCGCGACCAGTCGGCCGCGGAGTGCTCCTTGGCCAGCGCCCGGCCGAGCAGCACTTCGGCCATCGTGGCGAGGCCGACGCGCTCGAAGCCGGCGAGGCGCGCGGCCAGCTCGGTGTCGAACAACCGCGACGGCGCCAGCCCGACCTCGCGCAGGGACGGAAGGTCCTGCGACGCCGCATGCAGGACCCACTCCACGTCGGCGATCGCAGTGGACAGCGCAGTCAGGTCGTCGAGGGCCACCGGGTCGATGAGGACGGTGCCATGGGGTTCGCGGCGCAGCTGGACGAGGTAGGCACGCTGGCCGTAGCGATAGCCCGACGCTCGCTCGGCATCGACCGCGACCGGTCCGGTGCCGGCGGCGATGGCGGCGATGGCGGCCTCGAGATCGGCGGCGGTTTCGACGACCGGGGGTACACCGTCCCGGGGCTCGACGAGCGGAACCGCGGACGCCGGCTCGTCAGCGGTCTCGCTCACAGACATGACGCTAGTTGCTGAAGTGCGGAAACTGCGGTTAGCGGATCACTCCGGCGCGCATGGCCATCGCGACCATCTCGGCGCGGTCGCCGGTCCCCAGCTTGCGCGCGATGCGGGCGAGGTGGCTCTTGACCGTGAGCGCGGACAGGCCCAGCGCCTCACCGATCTCCTTGTTGGAGCGGCCGTCGGACACCAGGTGCAGGACCTCGATCTCGCGGCCGGACAGCTCAGCGACTCCGTCCTGTTGCGGCCCGCCACGCAGGCCTGCAGCCAGCAGGGAGGCAACCGACGGGTCGGCGTACACGCCACCGTCGAGGACCCGGCGGACGCCGTCGGCCACGACGAGGGGTGACGCGGACTTGAGCAGGTAGCCCTGGGCGCCGGCGACGAACGCGGCCCGCACCGAGTACGGGTCGTCGGCCGCAGAGAGGACGACCAACCGCGGCCACCCGGCCGCTCGCAGGTCGCTCAGCAGGTCCAGTCCGGATCCGTCGGGCAGGCCGACGTCCAGCACGCACAGGTCACGGGTGCCACCGGCATGCGCGCGTGCGCGCGCTTCGGCGATGCTCGCCGCCTCGACGACGTCGCGGGCCCCCATCGCGGTCAGTCGGGCCACCATCGACTCGCGCACCAGCGGGTGGTCGTCGACCACCATGGCGGTAAAGCCGCCCGCGGGATCCGCGGCGGTGGTGGCAGCGCGCTCGGCGAGAGCTGACACCGAGTCCTCCTCCGTCTTGGCCGTCTGTTGGGCGGCGCCAAGTTTCAGCATCTGGAGCATTCTTCGGTCGGCAGTAACGGTTCCTGTAGCCCGGCAGGGGTAGTCGTTGCTCCGTACGGCCGAATTCGGGCCGATCGCCGGCCCGCGGGCGAACCGCCCGGGCGGGATTGCTCCAAATGGGGGATTGGGCGCGGCGGAACCCAAGTACGGGTCTGAGTCTGCCGACAGATTTTGTGAGCGTGGGAACGAGTCCACGCCGGGTCGGGAGGACGCGTGTTCGTGCACCGATGGAGGTGGGCGCTCACCGCGCTGGCCCTGGGCATCGCCGCACCACTGATGGCGACCGGCGGCGCGAGCGCCGCATCCGCCGTTTCCGCTGCTTCGCCGAGCCGAGCGGGCGGCCCGTTGGTGCACGCGATCGTCACCGTCCGGCCGGGCACGAGAATGCCGCTCGCCGTCCCGGGTGGGCGCGTGCTCGACACGCTCTCGGCGGTGCACGCCGAATACGTCGCCGCGCCGCGCGCCGCATTGACCGGCCTCGCCGCCAACCCGGCGGTTGCCGGGGTGTCGCCGGACTGGCACGGACACGTGATGGGTTTGCGCCACTTCCATGGGGGTCGGGGCGGGCGTGACTGGTCGAACCCGAAAGACAGCGTGCTTGCCGCCCAGTCGGTCGGCGGCGACGCCGGCCAGCCTGGCGTCGGAGCCGGAGTGAACATCGCGCTGCTCGACACCGGGGTCAACGACACTCCGGCGATCAACCGGGCCTCCGGCCGGCTGGTCGACGGCATCGACCTTTCTCATCTGTCCGCCGGCGGCGCGCCCGCGACCACCGGCCCGTTCACCGACGGTTACGGTCACGGCACGTTCCTCGCGTCCCTGATCGCGGGCGGGCCGGTCCCGGGCTCGGACGGCTTGGGCTTGGGCGTCGCTCCCGCGGCGCACGTCGTGGTCGTCAAGGTGGCGAACGCGCAGGGGCAGACCACGCTGCTGCAGGTGCTGGCCGGGCTGAACTGGGTGGCGACGCACGCCCACTCGATCCAGATCGTGAACCTGTCCCTCGCGGTGCAGCGCCCGACCTTCCCGGCGTACGGCGCCGACCCGCTGAACTGGGCGGTCGAGGCGGTCCGGTCCGCGGGTGTCCTCGTCGTCGCCGCAGTGGGCAACACCCCCGGCCAGGTCGGCGACCCGGGTCTCGACCCGCAGGCGCTGACCGTCGGGGCGCTGGACTCGACGGGAT encodes:
- a CDS encoding S8 family serine peptidase, with protein sequence MHRWRWALTALALGIAAPLMATGGASAASAVSAASPSRAGGPLVHAIVTVRPGTRMPLAVPGGRVLDTLSAVHAEYVAAPRAALTGLAANPAVAGVSPDWHGHVMGLRHFHGGRGGRDWSNPKDSVLAAQSVGGDAGQPGVGAGVNIALLDTGVNDTPAINRASGRLVDGIDLSHLSAGGAPATTGPFTDGYGHGTFLASLIAGGPVPGSDGLGLGVAPAAHVVVVKVANAQGQTTLLQVLAGLNWVATHAHSIQIVNLSLAVQRPTFPAYGADPLNWAVEAVRSAGVLVVAAVGNTPGQVGDPGLDPQALTVGALDSTGSQPRVASFSGSGVVDGVTKPDVVAAGVQVLGEMTGNTLIAKENPGAWQSDGLFRGSGTSEATAITTGVAAAYLAQHPGSTPLQVKTALRTSARPLCSWAAGAGAVSMSWTTVHASCGDGWHRWGTPSWDPTGEARFDAAEWLRNSWLHGAWVPWMASSWSASSWSASSWSASSWSASSWSASSWSASSWSASSWSDESWGPAP
- a CDS encoding HRDC domain-containing protein encodes the protein MSVSETADEPASAVPLVEPRDGVPPVVETAADLEAAIAAIAAGTGPVAVDAERASGYRYGQRAYLVQLRREPHGTVLIDPVALDDLTALSTAIADVEWVLHAASQDLPSLREVGLAPSRLFDTELAARLAGFERVGLATMAEVLLGRALAKEHSAADWSRRPLPEPWLRYAALDVELLIDLRDALEAELREQGKLEWAREEFAAILVAVPAPPRPDPWRRTSGMHKLRTRRQLAIVRALWQARDDRARARDLAPGRVLPDSAIIAAATSAPPTIDELGRLPGWGGRSTRRLVTELWPTIAAAYELPETALPRPAVPGDGPPPPNRWPDRDPVAAGRLARARAALAELSERHDVPVENLLAPDLVRRLAWSPPSADPADVAAFLRAGGARNWQVELTVDPLSAAMVDQP
- a CDS encoding response regulator transcription factor encodes the protein MSALAERAATTAADPAGGFTAMVVDDHPLVRESMVARLTAMGARDVVEAASIAEARARAHAGGTRDLCVLDVGLPDGSGLDLLSDLRAAGWPRLVVLSAADDPYSVRAAFVAGAQGYLLKSASPLVVADGVRRVLDGGVYADPSVASLLAAGLRGGPQQDGVAELSGREIEVLHLVSDGRSNKEIGEALGLSALTVKSHLARIARKLGTGDRAEMVAMAMRAGVIR
- a CDS encoding GNAT family protein, which gives rise to MRLVQFDADGRAAALDGRYPGLTAAPGWPHADSVIGMSFIDSGGLGFLILDDDDRIAGDCGTKTPTRPDGSVEIGYGLAAPSRGRGLGGRAVAALVSWLAQQPGVTSVEAEVEVTNTPSWRVLERIGFTPVGPESDSMLRYRFDALGHPAEPSPNISLLPPGMGHSSG